A section of the Lepus europaeus isolate LE1 chromosome 10, mLepTim1.pri, whole genome shotgun sequence genome encodes:
- the MTERF2 gene encoding transcription termination factor 2, mitochondrial isoform X1: MKCGQILSIQQKLYAEYILNPRTAGMSQGITGMLWKLLLRSQPCRLSSFRKAQSTPGNRPFLARFTYTTDRQSNTENKRTVEKLCKFSVDIRKIRRLKEWVLLEDKTYVEEIANILQELGANETVIASILERCPEAIICSPTAVTTQKNLWQLVCKNEEELIKLIEQFPESFFTVKDQEMQKFNVHFFQELGLKNVVISRFLTTASPVFHNPVEKNKQMIQILQESYLNVGGSEANMKVWLLKLLSQNPFILLNSPEAVKETLEFLQELGFTNSEILQLLSKLKGFLFQLCPRSIQDSISFSKNTFKCTQHGLKQLVLKCPALLYYSAPVLEERIQGLLKEGISLAQIRETPMVLELTPQIVQYRIKKLNALGYRIKDGHLANLNGTKKEFESNFGKIQAKKGRPLFNPVAPLNVEE, encoded by the coding sequence GTATGCTGAGTATATTCTGAATCCCAGGACAGCAGGAATGAGCCAGGGGATTACAGGCATGCTCTGGAAGCTGCTGCTGAGGTCCCAGCCCTGCAGGTTGAGTTCCTTCAGAAAGGCGCAATCAACTCCAGGGAACAGACCTTTTCTTGCACGCTTCACCTACACAACTGACAGACAGtcaaacacagaaaataaaagaacagtgGAAAAACTCTGTAAATTTTCAGTTGACATTAGGAAAATCCGTAGATTAAAAGAATGGGTACTTCTGGAGGATAAAACCTATGTTGAAGAAATTGCCAATATTTTACAAGAACTAGGTGCCAATGAGACTGTGATAGCCAGTATTTTGGAACGCTGCCCAGAAGCAATTATCTGTAGTCCAACTGCTGTTACCACCCAGAAAAACCTCTGGCAGTTGGTCTGCAAAAATGAGGAAGAATTAATCAAATTAATAGAGCAATTTCCAGAATCTTTCTTTACTGTTAAAGACCAGGAGATGCAGAAGTTCAATGTTCACTTCTTTCAAGAACTGGGACTCAAGAATGTAGTCATTAGCAGGTTTCTGACAACTGCATCTCCTGTCTTTCACAATCCTGTTGAGAAGAATAAGCAGATGATACAGATTCTCCAAGAGAGTTATCTaaatgtgggtggctctgaggccAACATGAAAGTTTGGCTACTAAAATTATTAAGCCAAAAcccatttattttgttaaattctcCTGAAGCTGTAAAGGAAACATTGGAATTTCTCCAGGAGCTGGGTTTTACAAATTCAGAAATTCTCCAACTTCTGTCCAAACTCAAAGGCTTTCTTTTTCAGCTTTGCCCAAGAAGTATACAGGACagtatttctttctctaaaaacACGTTTAAGTGCACACAGCATGGCCTGAAGCAGCTGGTTTTGAAATGTCCTGCTCTTTTATATTATTCTGCTCCAGTTTTAGAAGAGAGAATTCAGGGATTACTAAAAGAAGGAATTTCCTTAGCTCAGATAAGAGAGACACCTATGGTTCTTGAATTAACGCCTCAGATAGTGCAGTACAGGATAAAAAAACTGAATGCCTTAGGCTACAGAATAAAGGATGGGCATTTAGCGAATCTAAATGGAACAAAAAAAGAGTTTGAGTCTAACTTTGGTAAAATTCAAGCCAAGAAAGGCCGACCATTGTTTAATCCTGTGGCACCATTAAATGTTGAAGAGTGA
- the MTERF2 gene encoding transcription termination factor 2, mitochondrial isoform X2 yields the protein MSQGITGMLWKLLLRSQPCRLSSFRKAQSTPGNRPFLARFTYTTDRQSNTENKRTVEKLCKFSVDIRKIRRLKEWVLLEDKTYVEEIANILQELGANETVIASILERCPEAIICSPTAVTTQKNLWQLVCKNEEELIKLIEQFPESFFTVKDQEMQKFNVHFFQELGLKNVVISRFLTTASPVFHNPVEKNKQMIQILQESYLNVGGSEANMKVWLLKLLSQNPFILLNSPEAVKETLEFLQELGFTNSEILQLLSKLKGFLFQLCPRSIQDSISFSKNTFKCTQHGLKQLVLKCPALLYYSAPVLEERIQGLLKEGISLAQIRETPMVLELTPQIVQYRIKKLNALGYRIKDGHLANLNGTKKEFESNFGKIQAKKGRPLFNPVAPLNVEE from the coding sequence ATGAGCCAGGGGATTACAGGCATGCTCTGGAAGCTGCTGCTGAGGTCCCAGCCCTGCAGGTTGAGTTCCTTCAGAAAGGCGCAATCAACTCCAGGGAACAGACCTTTTCTTGCACGCTTCACCTACACAACTGACAGACAGtcaaacacagaaaataaaagaacagtgGAAAAACTCTGTAAATTTTCAGTTGACATTAGGAAAATCCGTAGATTAAAAGAATGGGTACTTCTGGAGGATAAAACCTATGTTGAAGAAATTGCCAATATTTTACAAGAACTAGGTGCCAATGAGACTGTGATAGCCAGTATTTTGGAACGCTGCCCAGAAGCAATTATCTGTAGTCCAACTGCTGTTACCACCCAGAAAAACCTCTGGCAGTTGGTCTGCAAAAATGAGGAAGAATTAATCAAATTAATAGAGCAATTTCCAGAATCTTTCTTTACTGTTAAAGACCAGGAGATGCAGAAGTTCAATGTTCACTTCTTTCAAGAACTGGGACTCAAGAATGTAGTCATTAGCAGGTTTCTGACAACTGCATCTCCTGTCTTTCACAATCCTGTTGAGAAGAATAAGCAGATGATACAGATTCTCCAAGAGAGTTATCTaaatgtgggtggctctgaggccAACATGAAAGTTTGGCTACTAAAATTATTAAGCCAAAAcccatttattttgttaaattctcCTGAAGCTGTAAAGGAAACATTGGAATTTCTCCAGGAGCTGGGTTTTACAAATTCAGAAATTCTCCAACTTCTGTCCAAACTCAAAGGCTTTCTTTTTCAGCTTTGCCCAAGAAGTATACAGGACagtatttctttctctaaaaacACGTTTAAGTGCACACAGCATGGCCTGAAGCAGCTGGTTTTGAAATGTCCTGCTCTTTTATATTATTCTGCTCCAGTTTTAGAAGAGAGAATTCAGGGATTACTAAAAGAAGGAATTTCCTTAGCTCAGATAAGAGAGACACCTATGGTTCTTGAATTAACGCCTCAGATAGTGCAGTACAGGATAAAAAAACTGAATGCCTTAGGCTACAGAATAAAGGATGGGCATTTAGCGAATCTAAATGGAACAAAAAAAGAGTTTGAGTCTAACTTTGGTAAAATTCAAGCCAAGAAAGGCCGACCATTGTTTAATCCTGTGGCACCATTAAATGTTGAAGAGTGA